In Cumulibacter manganitolerans, one genomic interval encodes:
- a CDS encoding YebC/PmpR family DNA-binding transcriptional regulator, producing the protein MSGHSKWATTKHKKAVIDAKRGKLFAKLVKNIEVAARTGGGDPDGNPTLFDAIQKAKKTSVPNDNIERARKRGAGEEAGGADWQTIMYEGYGPSGVAMLIECLTDNKNRAASEVRTAMTRNGGQMADPGSVSYLFSRKGVVILPKNDLSEDDVLEAVLEAGAEEVNDLGESFEVVSEATDLVAVREALQSAGYDYDSADSSFLPSVSVPLEAEAAEKVFKLVDALEDCDDVQNVYANFDVSDDVMAQIDS; encoded by the coding sequence ATGAGCGGACATTCCAAATGGGCGACCACGAAGCACAAGAAGGCCGTGATCGATGCCAAGCGCGGCAAGCTGTTCGCCAAGCTGGTCAAGAACATCGAGGTCGCGGCGCGCACCGGCGGTGGTGACCCGGATGGAAACCCGACGCTCTTCGACGCGATCCAGAAGGCCAAGAAGACCTCGGTGCCCAACGACAACATCGAGCGGGCGCGCAAGCGGGGCGCCGGCGAAGAAGCCGGCGGGGCTGACTGGCAGACCATCATGTACGAGGGCTACGGGCCGTCGGGCGTCGCGATGCTCATCGAGTGCCTGACCGACAACAAGAACCGCGCGGCGAGCGAGGTGCGTACGGCGATGACCCGCAACGGCGGCCAGATGGCCGACCCGGGTTCGGTTTCTTACCTCTTCAGCCGCAAGGGCGTGGTGATCCTTCCGAAGAACGACCTGAGCGAGGACGATGTCCTTGAGGCGGTGCTCGAAGCCGGCGCCGAGGAGGTCAACGACCTCGGCGAGTCGTTCGAGGTGGTCAGTGAGGCGACCGACCTCGTGGCGGTCCGCGAGGCGCTGCAGTCCGCGGGCTACGACTACGACTCGGCCGACTCGAGCTTCCTGCCCAGCGTCAGCGTGCCGCTGGAGGCCGAGGCGGCCGAGAAGGTCTTCAAGCTCGTCGACGCGCTCGAGGACTGCGACGACGTGCAGAACGTCTACGCGAACTTCGACGTCTCCGACGACGTGATGGCGCAGATCGACTCCTGA
- the ruvA gene encoding Holliday junction branch migration protein RuvA yields the protein MIASVSGTVRSLSDTSAVIEVGGVGMLVQCTPGTLARLRVGEHGSVSTSLVVREDSLTLFGFAGDDERELFELLQTATGVGPKVAQAVLATMPVREVRQAIALGEIGVLTRVPGIGRKGAERMVLDLRDRIGMLSAPSAPGAAPTPVAPVAPWRDQLLGALTGLGWSSGEADEAVAALEPMAAEAMERDGRVEVAVLLRAALRSLSR from the coding sequence ATGATCGCCTCCGTGAGCGGCACCGTCCGCAGCCTCAGCGACACGTCCGCGGTCATCGAGGTCGGTGGCGTCGGCATGCTCGTGCAGTGCACGCCCGGCACCCTCGCCCGGCTGCGGGTCGGCGAGCACGGGAGCGTCTCGACCAGCCTGGTCGTGCGCGAGGACTCGCTGACGCTGTTCGGCTTCGCCGGCGACGACGAGCGCGAGCTCTTCGAGCTGCTGCAGACCGCGACCGGCGTCGGTCCCAAGGTGGCGCAGGCCGTGCTGGCCACCATGCCGGTGCGCGAGGTCCGCCAGGCGATCGCGCTGGGCGAGATCGGCGTCCTCACGCGCGTGCCGGGCATCGGCAGGAAGGGCGCCGAGCGCATGGTGCTGGACCTGCGCGACCGGATCGGCATGCTCAGCGCCCCGTCGGCGCCGGGCGCGGCGCCCACCCCCGTCGCGCCGGTCGCCCCGTGGCGCGATCAGCTGCTCGGCGCCCTCACCGGGCTGGGCTGGTCGTCGGGCGAGGCCGACGAGGCCGTGGCCGCGCTGGAGCCGATGGCCGCCGAGGCGATGGAGCGTGACGGTCGCGTGGAGGTCGCCGTCCTGCTGCGGGCCGCGCTGCGCTCCCTGAGCAGGTAG
- the ruvC gene encoding crossover junction endodeoxyribonuclease RuvC, producing MRVLGVDPGLTRCGFGVVEGRAGKPLVHLHHAVERTPADLEVARRLALISSAVLHQIEIYRPDCIAVERVFSQHNTRTVMGVAQAAGVALLHAAQAGIPVALYTPSEVKAAVTGSGRADKAQVQLMVTRVLRLPAPPKPADAADALAIATCHIWRGAAVGRYQAALAAAGAKAVRR from the coding sequence ATGAGAGTTCTCGGAGTCGATCCGGGATTGACCAGATGCGGCTTCGGCGTCGTCGAGGGGCGCGCCGGGAAGCCGCTGGTGCACCTGCACCACGCCGTCGAGCGGACCCCGGCCGATCTGGAGGTCGCTCGACGCCTCGCGCTGATCTCGTCCGCCGTCCTGCACCAGATCGAGATCTACCGTCCGGACTGCATCGCGGTCGAGCGGGTGTTCAGCCAGCACAACACCCGCACGGTCATGGGTGTGGCGCAGGCCGCCGGTGTCGCGTTGCTGCACGCCGCGCAGGCCGGCATCCCGGTGGCCCTCTACACGCCGTCGGAGGTGAAGGCGGCCGTCACCGGCTCCGGGCGCGCCGACAAGGCGCAGGTCCAGCTGATGGTCACCCGCGTGCTCCGCCTGCCGGCGCCGCCCAAGCCGGCGGACGCCGCGGACGCGCTCGCGATCGCCACCTGCCACATCTGGCGCGGGGCCGCCGTCGGGCGCTACCAGGCCGCGCTGGCCGCGGCCGGCGCGAAAGCGGTGCGCCGATGA